The DNA segment GTTTTGTTTACCTGAAAGACATTCTGGAGCTGAAAGCAAAAGGAGCGCATACGATAGAAAAAGCAATCATCAAAGATATCCCTGTCGCCTATCCGGAAACTACCGTAGAACAGATGCTGCCTTTCATTGCAGAAAATGGAAGAGCGGTTCCGATTGTAGACATCACGACAAATAAACTGATCGGGATCGTTGCCCAAACTTCTTTGCTGATCGAAACGACAGGTGCAAGCTGGGAAAATGTTACAGGAAACACAATTGATAACCTTCAAAAAGAAATAATATAGTATGATACATATAGGAACTTATATAGAACAATTTATAAACTGGCTTACGCTTCATTTTTCTGCATTATTTCATGTGATTAAAATTGTTGTGGAGTCTATCGTGAACTCTGTAGAATGGATACTGATGTTCCCACCATTCTATGTCATCATTGCATTGATTGCTTTCCTGGCCTGGAAAAGGACGGGTTGGGGACTGACGTTGTTTACGTTGCTGGGTTTAACCCTGATCTGGGGAATGGGCTATTGGGCGCAAACGATGGCCACATTGGCATTGATCTTATCGGCGGCTTTCATTGCCTTATTGATGGGGATTCCTTTAGGGATATGGGCCGCAAAAACACCATTGGCCGGGAAACTCATCAGGCCAGTACTCGATTTAATGCAAACGATGCCTGCTTTTGTCTACCTGATCCCTGCTGTGCTGTTCTTCGGACTTGGAAAGGTTCCCGGAGCATTTGCTACTGTGATCTTTGCAATGCCTCCGGCAGTGCGCTTAACGACACTTGGGATCAGTCAGGTGCCAAAGGATATTGTGGAAGCAACACGCTCTTTCGGAGCAACACCACGTCAGTTACTTTTTAAAGTAGAACTGCCATTGGCCTTGCCGACGATCCTGGCGGGAGTCAATCAAACGATTATGATGGCGCTTTCAATGGTCGTTATCTCTGCAATGATTGCAGCTGGTGGATTAGGTGAAGTTGTGCTTAAGGGAATTACACAGTTGAAAATCGGGTTAGGTTTTGAAGGTGGAATTGCAGTGGTCATCCTGGCGGTGATTCTTGACAGAATTACACAGTCGTTCGGACCTAAGAAAAAGATAAACGCATAAGTTGATCAGCGTATAAATTGATCAATGAACAAATAAAATAACATACCATGAAAAGATTCATCAGCGGAATATTAATCGCATTGGCCATCGGGATGGTTTATTCCTGTGGAAATGCAACAAATGATAAAAAGGTAACGATAGCTTATGTGAACTGGGCAGAAGGAGTCGCAATGACTCATTTGTCTAAAGTCCTGCTGGAAAGAGAAGGATATACTGTGGATTTGAAAAATGCAGATGTAGCACCGGTATTTGCGGCGGTAGCAGGCGGGGATGCGGATGTGTTTCTGGATACCTGGATGCCGGTAACGCATAAAGAATATATAGATAAATTTGGTGCTAAGCTGGAGATGCTGGGAACCAATTTCAAAAATGCCAGGATTGGTTTGGTGGTTCCTGACTATGTGAAGGTCAATAGTATCGAAGAACTGAACGCCAATGCAGCGATGTTTGATGGCAAGATTGTGGGCATCGATGCCGGAGCAGGAATTATGAGTAAAGCCGAAGCTGCGGTTAAAGATTATGGTTTGAAACTGGAATTGCAATCTGCCAGTGAAGCGGCAATGCTGGCCATCCTTAAGAAAAGTATAGATGCGAAACAACCTGTAGTTATTACAGGCTGGTCCCCTCATTATATTTTCAGCAATTATAAATTGAAGTTCCTGAACGATCCTAAAGAAGTCTTTGGGGCGGTGGAATCCATACAGACCGTTGCGAACAAAGATTTTGTTCTGGCAAACCCACAGGTGACAACCTTCTTTAGAAATTTTCAACTGGATGATCAGGAGCTGAGTTCCTTAATGGCGGAGATGGAAAGCAGCGACAATGAGAAAGTTGCGGTGGAGAAATGGCTGACGGAACATGTGGAGCTGGAAGCGCAAATGAGGTCTTTCCTGAAGACGGAAGACCACTAAATTTAATATAGCTTATAAAGGCGGTTTGGAAGAAATCTTTCAAGCCGCTTTTTTATGCCTCAGAATGCGGTTTTATCACTGTTTGCTAATCTTATAAATGATTATTTAATCTTTGCGATAGTTTTTTAATTATATATTAAGTATTTTTAATATATTTGAGTGTAAATAGATTGGATCATTATGAAAATAAGTATCGTTACGGTTGTTTTTAATGGGCTGGAGTTTATTGAAGATTGCATTTTATCGCTGGCTGCCCAGGATCATTTGACTATAGAACATATCGTGATCGATGGGGGCTCAACAGATGGAACCATTGAGGTCATTCACAAGTATCTGAAACAGATTTCCTATTTCTGCTCGGAAAAAGACCAGGGTTTATATGATGCATTGAATAAAGGGATTGCGGTTGCTACTGGTGAAGTTCTGGGCATATTGCATGCTGATGACTGTTTTGCCGATTGGGGAGTGCTCAGCGCAGTGGCGGATTGTTTCAACGTGAATCAATGTGAAGCTGTGTATGGTAATTTAAATTTTATACAACGACATTCTCCTGCTATGTCGCGTAGAAAATGGGTTTCTAAAGTTTATAGCAGGAAGGACCTCCGGCGTGGCTGGATGCCTGCTCATCCTACTTTATTCTTAAAAAAAGAACTGTTTCTTTCTTTGGGTGGCTATTTGTTGAATTACGGATCTTCGGCAGATTATGAACTTATATTGAGGTATTTCTATCGCTATAGGATTCATGCGGTTTTTTTAGACAGGGTATTGGTTAATATGAAGTTGGGTGGATTAAGCAATGGTTCTTTCAGGAAGCGGAGCAGGGCTGCAGTTTACGATTATAAAGCATTGAGTACGCATGAAGTCCCATATCCTTTTTTAGTGCTGTTGTTGAAAAGGGTAAGGAAAGTAAGGCAGTTTTTTTAGACGTTTATGATGGAAGGGATTGTTTTTTTTGCCTTTAGTTTCTTGCAGGTGGCATTGTTAATTCCGGTAGTGATCCGCTTCTCTTTCCTTTTAGGGGTATATGACGAGGCAGATGGGAGGCGAAAAAATCATGGCGGGAACATTTCGAGGCTCGGTGGGCTCGCTATTTTTGCAGGATTAATGGCCGGTATTTTACTGTTTATAGATTTAAAAGCAGATATAAGTATGCTGTTTGTGCTGGCCTCTTTTATGCTCTTGTTTATGCTGGGACTGAACGATGATGTTTGCGGAACAGGTCCGGTTTTAAAGATTTTTGTGCAATCGGTATCGGCCATGATTCTGGTCTTTGCAGGCTGGCAGGAGGAGCCCGATTGGATCGGTTTTCTAATGGTTTTTCTGTTTGTGCTGCTGAGTAATGCTTTTAACCTGATCGACGGGCTGGATGGATTGGCTGGAACTTTGGGGCTCTTTGTGAACCTTTTCTTTGGTATTCTGCTCCTTCTTGGCGAGGACCATGGCTATGGCGGAATTGCAATAATTCTGTCCGGATCACTTGCCGGTTTTCTCCTGTTTAACTGTGCGCCGGCAAAAATATTCATGGGCGATGCCATGGCGATGCTGACGGGACTGATTTCCGGGCTAATGGCGCTGAGGTTTATTAAACTGGCAGATGGTGGAGGGATCAGTTTTCTATATTCAGATTCAGCCATGGTTGTCGCTTTGGCAGTATTGATCGTTCCCGTATTTGATTGTCTGAGGGTGTTTTTTATTCGGCTCCTGCATCATACCTCTCCATTCTCCGGGGATAGAAATCACATCCACCACCGTCTGAAGCAATTGGGATATACAGATAGGGCAGTGGTTTTCCGTCTGCTTATTTTTAACATCAGTATGGTCGGAATGACACTCCTGTTGCAGCATCTGGGCAATTTTACCCTGATCATTCTGCTGTTTTCCATTTGTATGCTGTCTAATGGCCTGCTTACTTTTGCAATCCGCAAAACAGGAGATAAAAATTACCGTTTAAGAGACGTTCTGCTCAGGGATACTTTAAATATCAGCCGAAATTAATCGCTGCGTAATTTTTAATATTCTATCCGGAAATAGTATCACTCCTATAAAGAATATAGGTACTTTTGCGCCGTAATTTACAAAGGCCGGGCGGCATTTGGGATTGCTACACCAACAAAACAACAGATAGAAATGAATATAGCAATTAATGGTTTTGGTAGAATTGGCCGTATGTTTTTACGTAGGGCAATTGAGAAAAACATCAATGTTGTGGCCATCAATGATTTAGGTGATGCGGCAACGCTGGCACACTTATTTAAGTATGATACGGTACACAGAGGGTTTAAAGGGAAAGTCTCTTTTGAATCAGATGCCTTAATCATTAACGGAAAGAAGATTCAGCTGTATTCAAAATCCAATCCTGAGGAACTTCCATGGGCAGCTTTGGAGATTGATCTGGTCCTGGAATCTACGGGTAAATTCATTAGCCGGGCAGGAGCGGGGCAACATTTGCTTGCCGGTGCTAAACAAGTGTTGATTTCTGCACCCGCTGCAGATAAAGATATCCCTATGGTCGTACTTGGTGTAAATGACGACGCGATAGATTTAAAAAGCACCATTCTTTCCAATGCTTCCTGCACGACGAATAATGTGGCACCAATGGTGAAAATATTAGATGATAACTGGGGCGTATTAGAGGGTTACATCACTACGGTTCACTCCATGACGGGGGATCAGAACCTTCATGATGGTCCACATAAAGATTTAAGAAGGGCAAGGGCGGCTTCTGCTTCCATCATTCCGACAAGTACTGGTGCGGCAAAAGCAATTACTAATATTTTTCCTCATCTGGAAGGTAAGTTGGGTGGTGCCGGGATCAGGGTTCCGGTTTTGAATGGTTCTTTGACAGATTTTACCTGTCTTTTAAAATCTCCGACAACCATCGAAGAAATTAATGCAGCTTTTAAAAAGGCTTCGGAGCAGGAGTTGAAAGCTTTGGTGGAGTATACTGAAGACCCGATTGTTTCCGTTGATATTCTAGACAATCCACATTCCTGCATTTTTGATGCACAGCTGACCTCTATCGTTGGAGATATGGTTAAGGTAGTGGGATGGTATGACAATGAATCCGGATATTCTGCGAGATTGGTAGACCTGGTTCAAAAAATTGAGAAAATAAATGGTTAAATATATATCAGCTGAACAAACACTGCCCTTGCGCAGCTTGGTGCTCAGAAATGGACTTCCGGAAGCGGAATGTGTGTTCCCTCAGGATCACATCGATGGTGGCTTACATCTGGGTTGCTTTGCCGGAGATCAATTGGTTTCTGTTGCGACCATCTTCCCTGAAGATCATCCTGAACATGGCCCTCGTGGCTTCCGTTTGCGTGGAATGGCTTCTGATCCGGCCTTTGCGGGAAAGGGATATGGCGCAAAGCTCATAAATTTTGCAATTGATGAACTGACATCCGCTAATGCTGCTTATATTTGGTGCAATGCCCGTAGTGCTGCCGCTGCTTTTTATACGAAGCTTGGCTTTACCATGATTTCCGAAGAGTTTGAGATACCGGGGATAGGCCCGCATTTTAATATGATCCGGTTGCTGGCTGTAAATTAACTTAGTAAAATCTGTCTCTTTTTTTAGCTGCAGGAACATCAAAACCAATAATTCTAAACAATAACAAGAATGAAAACAATAGACCAGTGTAATTTCAAAGATAAGAAAGCCCTAATCCGAGTGGACTTTAATGTTCCTTTGGACGCGGAATTTAACATTACTGATGATAAAAGGATGCGTGCTGCATTGCCTACCATTACTAAAATATTGAATGATGGTGGTTCAGTGATCCTGATGTCTCACCTGGGACGTCCAAAAGGCGGACCAGAAGACAAATACTCTTTGAAACACATTTTAGGTGACCTTTCCAGAATGCTGGATTTGGAGGTGAAATTTGCGGACGATTGTATTGGTGCATCTGCGGTAGATAAAGCCAAAAACCTGGAACCAGGACAAGTGTTGTTATTGGAGAATCTTCGTTTCTATAAAGAAGAAGAAAAAGGCGACAGAGATTTCGCGGAAAAGTTGTCTAAACTTGGAAATGTCTATGTAAACGATGCTTTTGGGACTGCGCACCGTGCACACGCCTCTACATCAATCATAGCGGAATTTTTTCCTAACGATAAATACTTCGGCTATCTGATGGCTGAAGAATTGAAAAATGCAGAAAAAGTAAATCATGGTGCAGTGAAACCTTTCACGGCAATTATGGGTGGTGCGAAAGTGTCTGATAAGATTTTGTTGATTGAAAGCTTATTGGATAAAGTAGATAACCTGATCATTGGTGGTGGAATGGCTTATACTTTTGCGAAAGCACAAGGTGGTGAGATTGGTACCTCCCTGTTGGAAGAAGACAGAATGGCACTTTGCCTGGAGTTGCTGGAAAAGGCGAAAGCTAAAGGAGTAAAGTTATTTCTCCCACTTGATACCACCATCGCTGATAAATTTGCAAATGATGCCGAGAAAAAGGACGTAGATACCGGTCATATTCCTGCAGACTGGATGGGATTGGACATCGGCCCAAAAAGTATCGAACTGTTTTCTGAAGTGATTAAAAACTCAAAAACTTTGCTTTGGAATGGTCCGATGGGTGTTTTTGAAATGGCTAATTTTGAGCATGGTACCCGTGCAATTGCAAATGCGGTTGTAGCTGCTACTCAGGATAATGGCGCTTTTTCATTGATTGGTGGCGGTGATTCTGCTGCGGCAATTGCTAAATTCAATTTAGAAGATAAAGTAAGTTATGTATCTACCGGTGGTGGTGCATTATTGGAATATATGGAAGGTAAAGAATTGCCGGGAGTGAAGGCGATCAATGCCTAATATTTTAGACTAAATTTAGGACAGGCGTTTCGTTTAAAACGAAACGCCTGTTTTTTTTACCACCTTGATTTAGGCCTTCTTAGCACTTTAAAGAGGCAAAAATCTTGGTACGAAATATGTTGATAATTTTTTGTGGTAGAATGTGGTAAAAAGTGGTAGAAATATCTATTTTTACCCTACATAAAAAGTGCACATATTAAAATGGTTCAATTGTTAGGAGAATTTGATTGTAAATTGGATGCGAAAGGCCGCTTGATGGTTCCTTCGTCTCTGAAAAAACAATTGCCCAACGTTGAGCAAGAGGGACTTGTGATTAACAGGGGGTTTGAAAAGCACCTGGTGATCTATCCTAAAAAAGTATGGGAGGGAATCGTGGAAGAGTTAAGTAAGTTGAATCCGTACGAACAAAAAAACAGAGAATTTATTCGATATTTTACCCGTGGCGCGACGGAATTGACGTTAGATGCGACCGGAAGGGTGAATTTACCTAAGTCTTTATTGGAATCTGTAGGCATAGAAATCAGTGCAGAACTGGTTCTGGCCTGTCAGTTTGACAAGATTGAAGTCTGGTCTAAAAAATCGTATGATGCTTTGTTTGATAAAGAGCCTGAAGATTTTGCAATGCTTGCAGAAGAAGTAATGGGCAATAAGAATAGGAGGAATGATGGAGAATAATTACCACATCCCCGTAATGTTGAAAGAATGTATCGATGGTTTGAATATCAAACCTGATGGTGTATATGTGGACGTGACCTTTGGTGGTGGCGGACATTCAAGAGAAATCCTGAAGCATTTAGGTAAAGACGGAGTGTTGATCGCCTTCGATCAGGATCCTGATGCACAAAGGAATAAGATTGATGACCCACGTTTTATTTTTGTAGATCAGAATTTTGCCTTCATCAAAAATAACCTGCGCTTATTGGGTTATAGAGCGGTAGATGGAATTCTGGCCGACCTTGGCGTTTCTTCCCACCAGTTTGATGTGCCGGAAAGAGGCTTTTCTACCAGGTTCGAATCTGACCTGGATATGCGTATGGATAAACAAGGCGCTTTAACGGCTGCTGATGTTTTGAATACCTATACAGAAGATAAGCTTCATAAAATTTTCGGAATTTATGGTGAGGTAAAAAATGCAAAATCACTGGCCCGTGCGGTAGTAACCGGCCGTGTGGAACAACCGATTAAGACACTTGCTGATTTTAAAAGAGCAGCAGGTGCACACATTCCGAAAGGAAAAGAGCATAAATATATGGCTCAGGTGTTCCAGGCTTTGCGCATCGAGGTCAATGCAGAAATTGAAGTGCTGGAGAATTTTTTAATGCAAACGGCTGATGTCTTAAAAACAGGAGGCCGTTTGGTGGTAATGTCCTACCATTCACTGGAAGACAGACCGGTTAAGAATTTTATAGCAAAGGGGAAGTTTAAAGGTGAGGTGGAAAAAGATTTTTATGGGAACGAACAAAAACCTCTTAAAATCATCACCAGAAAAGCGGTGGTTGCGGATGCTGAAGAGCTGGAGCGCAACAGCCGGGCAAGGAGTGCCAAACTCAGAATTGGAGAAAAGCTATGAATAACGAGTTCAGGCACCATATAGAAGAGGAGGATTTGGAACCTGAAGAAATTCAGTTGAAGAAACCACGGAGGAAAGTAAGGGAGCCTGAAGGTGAAAAAGCGTTCTTTAAAAAGTTATTTACCGAGGGTGTAGTGACTAAGGAAGCGGCAACAGATATGTTACCGTTTTTACTGTTTTTGTCTGTTTTGTGTATGCTATACATTGCAAACAGCCATATGGCGGTAAAGAACATTAGAAGTATTGATAAATTAAATAAAGAAGTAAAAGAGTTGAGCTGGGAATATAAGTCGCTAAAAGCAGACTTAATGTTCAAAAGCAAATTGACTGAAGTTGCAAAAAAGGTAGATACATTGGGGATTAAGGAATTAACCGAACCTCCTAAAAAAATTGTAATCAACACTAATGAACATTAGAGCAAACATATTATTGCGTGTTTATCTGTCTTTCGGACTGATTGTACTGCTTGCCGTGGCAGTATTGGTCAGACTATGTGATGTACAGTTTGTAGAGGGGCATAAATGGCGTGCCATGGCCGATAGCCTCTCTACTAAGTATATCAATGTGGAAGCTGCACGTGGAAATATCTACTCATCAGACGGAAGTCTGCTTGCTACCTCTATTCCTGAGTATGAACTGAGGATGGATTTGTTTGCCGGTGGAATCGATGATGATAAAGTGTTCTATGGAAAAGTAGACTCCTTAGCGCTTAAATTATCTCAGTTCTTTAAAGATAAAACGCCTAAAGAATATTCACGTTACCTGCGTTCGGCGAGGAAGGACAGTGCCCGCTACCTGCTGATCAAACGTAAAATAGGTTATCAGGAATTGAAAACGATCAGAACATTTCCTTTGTATAACATCGGGAAGTATTCAGGCGGTTTAATTGCGGTGCAGCAGAACAAAAGAATTAAGCCTTTCAAATTTCTGGCTTCCAGAACAATTGGCTATAAAAACGAGAACGTTGCCAACGGAGTAGGACTGGAAGGTGCTTATGGAAATTATATCAACGGAGAAAGTGGTAAAAGATTGGTGCAAAGGATCGCTGGTGGTGTCTGGATGCCGGTAAATGACGAAGCAGAAGTGGCGCCTAAAGAAGGAGCTGATATTATATCAACAATCGATATCAATATGCAGGATCTTGCGCAAACTGCTTTGGAAAGACAGTTGAAATTAAGTGATGCAGACCATGGTACGGTGATTCTGATGGAAGTAAATACAGGTGAAGTACGTGCGGTAGCAAATTATACCAGAGTGTCTGAAGGTGTTTATGAGGAGAAGTTTAATTATGCCATTGGTGGTAGCCAGGATCCAGGATCTACGTTTAAACTGGCTTCTTACATGGCATTGCTGGAAGATAAAAAGGTAGATACCAATACTTTGGTGGATACTGGTGATGGTTTTTACAGAATTCCAGGACATACGATTAAAGATTCACATGGTGGAATTGGTGTGGTAACAGTGATGAAAGCTTTTGAACAATCGGCAAATACTGCAATTGCGAAATTGGTAAACATCCATTATAAGGATAACCCTTCTCAGTTCACGGATCATTTGTATGACATCCATATGAATGAGAAGGCGATTTTACAGATTCCTGGAGAAGCGAAACCAGTGATTAAAAATCCTTCCAACAGAAGCTGGAACAAGAACATGACCTTGCCACAAATGGC comes from the Pedobacter sp. FW305-3-2-15-E-R2A2 genome and includes:
- a CDS encoding proline/glycine betaine ABC transporter permease, yielding MIHIGTYIEQFINWLTLHFSALFHVIKIVVESIVNSVEWILMFPPFYVIIALIAFLAWKRTGWGLTLFTLLGLTLIWGMGYWAQTMATLALILSAAFIALLMGIPLGIWAAKTPLAGKLIRPVLDLMQTMPAFVYLIPAVLFFGLGKVPGAFATVIFAMPPAVRLTTLGISQVPKDIVEATRSFGATPRQLLFKVELPLALPTILAGVNQTIMMALSMVVISAMIAAGGLGEVVLKGITQLKIGLGFEGGIAVVILAVILDRITQSFGPKKKINA
- a CDS encoding glycine betaine ABC transporter substrate-binding protein; translation: MKRFISGILIALAIGMVYSCGNATNDKKVTIAYVNWAEGVAMTHLSKVLLEREGYTVDLKNADVAPVFAAVAGGDADVFLDTWMPVTHKEYIDKFGAKLEMLGTNFKNARIGLVVPDYVKVNSIEELNANAAMFDGKIVGIDAGAGIMSKAEAAVKDYGLKLELQSASEAAMLAILKKSIDAKQPVVITGWSPHYIFSNYKLKFLNDPKEVFGAVESIQTVANKDFVLANPQVTTFFRNFQLDDQELSSLMAEMESSDNEKVAVEKWLTEHVELEAQMRSFLKTEDH
- a CDS encoding glycosyltransferase family 2 protein is translated as MKISIVTVVFNGLEFIEDCILSLAAQDHLTIEHIVIDGGSTDGTIEVIHKYLKQISYFCSEKDQGLYDALNKGIAVATGEVLGILHADDCFADWGVLSAVADCFNVNQCEAVYGNLNFIQRHSPAMSRRKWVSKVYSRKDLRRGWMPAHPTLFLKKELFLSLGGYLLNYGSSADYELILRYFYRYRIHAVFLDRVLVNMKLGGLSNGSFRKRSRAAVYDYKALSTHEVPYPFLVLLLKRVRKVRQFF
- a CDS encoding MraY family glycosyltransferase codes for the protein MMEGIVFFAFSFLQVALLIPVVIRFSFLLGVYDEADGRRKNHGGNISRLGGLAIFAGLMAGILLFIDLKADISMLFVLASFMLLFMLGLNDDVCGTGPVLKIFVQSVSAMILVFAGWQEEPDWIGFLMVFLFVLLSNAFNLIDGLDGLAGTLGLFVNLFFGILLLLGEDHGYGGIAIILSGSLAGFLLFNCAPAKIFMGDAMAMLTGLISGLMALRFIKLADGGGISFLYSDSAMVVALAVLIVPVFDCLRVFFIRLLHHTSPFSGDRNHIHHRLKQLGYTDRAVVFRLLIFNISMVGMTLLLQHLGNFTLIILLFSICMLSNGLLTFAIRKTGDKNYRLRDVLLRDTLNISRN
- the gap gene encoding type I glyceraldehyde-3-phosphate dehydrogenase; translated protein: MNIAINGFGRIGRMFLRRAIEKNINVVAINDLGDAATLAHLFKYDTVHRGFKGKVSFESDALIINGKKIQLYSKSNPEELPWAALEIDLVLESTGKFISRAGAGQHLLAGAKQVLISAPAADKDIPMVVLGVNDDAIDLKSTILSNASCTTNNVAPMVKILDDNWGVLEGYITTVHSMTGDQNLHDGPHKDLRRARAASASIIPTSTGAAKAITNIFPHLEGKLGGAGIRVPVLNGSLTDFTCLLKSPTTIEEINAAFKKASEQELKALVEYTEDPIVSVDILDNPHSCIFDAQLTSIVGDMVKVVGWYDNESGYSARLVDLVQKIEKING
- a CDS encoding GNAT family N-acetyltransferase, yielding MVKYISAEQTLPLRSLVLRNGLPEAECVFPQDHIDGGLHLGCFAGDQLVSVATIFPEDHPEHGPRGFRLRGMASDPAFAGKGYGAKLINFAIDELTSANAAYIWCNARSAAAAFYTKLGFTMISEEFEIPGIGPHFNMIRLLAVN
- a CDS encoding phosphoglycerate kinase, which produces MKTIDQCNFKDKKALIRVDFNVPLDAEFNITDDKRMRAALPTITKILNDGGSVILMSHLGRPKGGPEDKYSLKHILGDLSRMLDLEVKFADDCIGASAVDKAKNLEPGQVLLLENLRFYKEEEKGDRDFAEKLSKLGNVYVNDAFGTAHRAHASTSIIAEFFPNDKYFGYLMAEELKNAEKVNHGAVKPFTAIMGGAKVSDKILLIESLLDKVDNLIIGGGMAYTFAKAQGGEIGTSLLEEDRMALCLELLEKAKAKGVKLFLPLDTTIADKFANDAEKKDVDTGHIPADWMGLDIGPKSIELFSEVIKNSKTLLWNGPMGVFEMANFEHGTRAIANAVVAATQDNGAFSLIGGGDSAAAIAKFNLEDKVSYVSTGGGALLEYMEGKELPGVKAINA
- the mraZ gene encoding division/cell wall cluster transcriptional repressor MraZ; translated protein: MVQLLGEFDCKLDAKGRLMVPSSLKKQLPNVEQEGLVINRGFEKHLVIYPKKVWEGIVEELSKLNPYEQKNREFIRYFTRGATELTLDATGRVNLPKSLLESVGIEISAELVLACQFDKIEVWSKKSYDALFDKEPEDFAMLAEEVMGNKNRRNDGE
- the rsmH gene encoding 16S rRNA (cytosine(1402)-N(4))-methyltransferase RsmH; amino-acid sequence: MENNYHIPVMLKECIDGLNIKPDGVYVDVTFGGGGHSREILKHLGKDGVLIAFDQDPDAQRNKIDDPRFIFVDQNFAFIKNNLRLLGYRAVDGILADLGVSSHQFDVPERGFSTRFESDLDMRMDKQGALTAADVLNTYTEDKLHKIFGIYGEVKNAKSLARAVVTGRVEQPIKTLADFKRAAGAHIPKGKEHKYMAQVFQALRIEVNAEIEVLENFLMQTADVLKTGGRLVVMSYHSLEDRPVKNFIAKGKFKGEVEKDFYGNEQKPLKIITRKAVVADAEELERNSRARSAKLRIGEKL
- a CDS encoding FtsL-like putative cell division protein, with amino-acid sequence MNNEFRHHIEEEDLEPEEIQLKKPRRKVREPEGEKAFFKKLFTEGVVTKEAATDMLPFLLFLSVLCMLYIANSHMAVKNIRSIDKLNKEVKELSWEYKSLKADLMFKSKLTEVAKKVDTLGIKELTEPPKKIVINTNEH
- a CDS encoding penicillin-binding protein; the encoded protein is MNIRANILLRVYLSFGLIVLLAVAVLVRLCDVQFVEGHKWRAMADSLSTKYINVEAARGNIYSSDGSLLATSIPEYELRMDLFAGGIDDDKVFYGKVDSLALKLSQFFKDKTPKEYSRYLRSARKDSARYLLIKRKIGYQELKTIRTFPLYNIGKYSGGLIAVQQNKRIKPFKFLASRTIGYKNENVANGVGLEGAYGNYINGESGKRLVQRIAGGVWMPVNDEAEVAPKEGADIISTIDINMQDLAQTALERQLKLSDADHGTVILMEVNTGEVRAVANYTRVSEGVYEEKFNYAIGGSQDPGSTFKLASYMALLEDKKVDTNTLVDTGDGFYRIPGHTIKDSHGGIGVVTVMKAFEQSANTAIAKLVNIHYKDNPSQFTDHLYDIHMNEKAILQIPGEAKPVIKNPSNRSWNKNMTLPQMAYGYEMQITPLQMLTFYNAVANDGKYIAPIFVKEIRRLGNPIEQFHARVISDRICSERTIKKLQAMLESVVTKGTGKLMGSPFYRVAGKTGTAQVADGNKGYKAKRSYQASFCGYFPADKPKYSIMVSINGPKNGYYGSTVAGPVFKEIADRIYASDMQMYSNVKDHLVGNTKNPEAKAGQSKAVKKVYNALGIKSLYAAKSTYFNSIDTNNGVVYEEYNSIKGIMPNVNGMGLKDALYLLGNVGLKTKVIGSGKVFSQSIPSGSKIGKGLAVELELR